The sequence below is a genomic window from Kitasatospora kifunensis.
GCAGCCCGATTCCGGACGCCTACGTACTCCACGTCCGCGACCGGGGCCTGGAGAACGCCGTGGACGTCGACTGGTACGAAGGGGACCTGCTCCTCATCGACAACGTACTGGTGGGCCACGGCCGGCGCCCCTTCACAGGACCCCGAAGGGTCTTGGTCGCCATGTCGGACTGACCCCATCAGGAAACCCCGCCGACCGGTCCGGGCGCGCGCCCCTCGCCGTGAGGCTCCCCCTCAGACCCTCAGGAGTCTCCATGAAGTCCGAGTCGGCAACGAACGGTTCGCCGGATGTGCCCGGCAGCGCCGATGAACCCGTCGCGATCCGGACGGCTCAGACGCGGCCCGGCGCCGCCACCGCGTCCACGCTGCCCGGCGAGTCCGCGCAGCGCGAACTGGACTACTGGCGGGGTGTCCTGACCGACTGTGCCCCGGTGACCCTGCCCACCGACCGACCGCGTCCCGCGTCCGGCGACGGCGGCGGCTCGGTGGCGTCCTTCACGGTGCCCGCCCAGGTGGTGACCGCCCTCACCGACCTCGGGCAGCCCGGCGACGCCACGCTCTCCATGGCGCTGCTGACCGCCTACGCCACGCTGCTGGCCCGGCACACCGCCCAGTGGGACCTGCCGGTCGGCACGCCCGTCGCGCGGTGCGACAGCCCCGGAGCCGGGGATGCCGCAGGCCGCTCCAACAGCGTCGTGCTGCGCTGCACGCTCGACGCCGACACCACCTTCGTTGAGGCGCTGGACCGGGTTCGGGACACCTGCCGGGGCGCTTTCGCCCACGCGGAGCTGCCGTTCGATCACCTGGCCGCGAACCTGTACCCCGAGCGCGACATGTCCAGCAGCCCGCTGTGCCGCGTCGCATTCGACCTGCACGACCAGGAGTCCGCCGCCCCCGCCACCGATGCCGCGCGGCTGCCCCACACCGATCTCACCCTGGTGCTGCGCCGCGGTGCCGACGGCACCATGAGCGGCGGCTTCGCCTACGACACCGCGTTGTTCGAGCACCGCACCATGGCCTACCTGGCCCTGCAGTTCCAGCAGTTGCTGGAGACCGTCGCGGCCGACCCCGAGACCCGGCTGAGCAGGCTTTCCATCCTGCCGGAGGCTGAGGCGGCGGTACTGGCCCAGTGGTCGGCGGGCCTGGGGCCGGTGGTGGAGCGTCCAGTGCTGGAGGCGTTCCAGGAGCAGGTCACGCGAACGCCCGACGCGGTGGCGGTGCTGTGTGGCGACGCGTCGCTGACGTACGCGGAACTGGACGAGCGGGCCAACCGGCTTGCGCACCACCTGGGTTCGGTCGGCGTGGCGGCGGAGTCGCTGGTCGGCGTGGAGCTGCCGCGCAGCGTCGATCTGATGGTGTCGCTGCTGGCGGTGTGGAAGGCCGGCGCCGGCTATGTCCCGCTGGACCCGGCGCTGCCGCGGGAGCGGGTGGCCGGGATGCTGGCGGACGCCGGAGCCCTGGCGCTGGTCACCCGAGGCGGGCCCCTCGACGGATTCGACGGCACGGTGGTCGACGTTCAGGGCGACGCCGCCCTGATCGCCGAGCGGCCCTCGAGCCGGCCGGACGTCACGGTCGACCCGAACGGCGTGGCCTATGTGGTGTTCACCTCCGGATCGACGGGCCGCCCGAAGGGTGTCCTGGTCACCCACCGGGGCCTGGGCAATCACGTGGGCTGGGCGGCCCGTGAGCTGGCCGGCCGGGGTACCGGCGGCGGGGCGGTGTTCTCGTCGGTCGCCTTCGACCTGGTGGTACCGAACCTGTGGGCGCCGCTGTGCGCCGGGCAGCGGGTGGCGTTGTTCGGTCCGGACAGCGGGCTGGACGAGCTGGGCGGCTGGCTGGTGGCGCAAGGGCCCTTCAGCTTCCTCAAGTTGACCCCGGGCCACCTCGAGGTGCTGTCGCACCAGCTCACCCCGGAGCAGGCTGCGGGCTTGGCGGGCGTGGTCGTCGTCGCCGGCGAGGCGCTGCCGGGTGCGCTGGCCTCCCGCTGGGCGACATGGCTGGGTGCGGGCCGGTTGATCAACGAGTACGGGCCGACGGAGACCACCGTGGGCGCGACGATCCACCCCGTCCCGGTGGACGTGCCGGTCGACCAGGTGGTGCCGATCGGACGGGCGTTGCCGGGGATGCGGGTGCACGTGCTGGACGAGCGGATGCAACCCGTTCCGGTCGGCGCGCTGGGCGAGTTGTTCGTCGGCGGTGTGGGTGTGGCTCGTGGATACGTGGGGCGTCCGGGACTGACGGCGGAGCGGTTCCTGCCGGACCCGTTCGGCCCGCCCGGGGCCCGGCTGTACCGGACCGGGGATGTGGTGCGGTGGAACGCCGAGGGCGTGGTGGAGTTCCTGGGGCGGGCGGACGACCAGGTGAAGATCCGCGGTTACCGGGTCGAGCCCGCCGAGGTCGCCTCCGTGCTGGCGCGCTGCCCGCTGGTCGACGAGGCCGTGGTCGTCGCGCGGACCGATGACGGTGAGGCGCGCCTGGTCGGCTACGTCGTCCCGGCCGGCGGTCCCGGCGCCGCGCCCGGCGCTGAACTCGCCACGTACCTGGCGGAGTCGTTGCCGGAGTACATGCTGCCGTCGGCGTTCGTCGAGCTGAAGGCGATCCCGCTCAACGCCAATGGCAAGGTGGACCGAAAGGCCTTGCCCGCACCGGCCGCCGAGGCCCCCCAGGACACCGCGGGAGCCGCCCCGACCACGCCCACCGAGCGCAGGCTCGCGGAGATCTGGGGCCGTGTCCTCGGCAAGGAGCAGATCAGGACGACGGACAGCTTCTTCGCGCTCGGCGGGCACTCGATCCTGGTGGTCCAGGTGATCGCCGCCGCCCGCAAGGAAGCGCTGCCGCTCTCCGTGGTCATGCACTACAAGGCCCGGAACCTGGCCGAGCTGGCCGTCCGGGTGGACGCGGCGGTCGAGGCGCAGGCCCGCGACGCCGCGGTACGGACGAGTTGACACCGCTGCCCCGCACCCGCGACGACGGTCGGCCCGGCTGGACCAGCCGGGCCGACCGTCGGGGTTCAACTGCCGCTGCCGTCCAGGAAGCTGGCGACTTGGCTGACCACGGGTGCTTTCAGGAAGGAGTGGTGATCGCCCTCCACAACGCCCTGCCGGGCACCGGTGCGGGTCATCTCCACCCAGCGCGCCGGGGCATCGGGGATCCCCGACCCGTCCGGGTAGAGCAGCCTCAGCTCGGCGTCCACCGGTCCGCTGGGGCGGTAGCTCTCCACCGCGTGGAAGTGTGCGCGGAAGACGGTGTAGCGCCGCTCCAGGTCCTCCCGCACGAGCTGTAGGTACTTGCCTTGTTTGCCGCCGGCGACGGTGTCCGCCAGCCAGCCCAGCGGATCGGCTTCCGCGGACGGCGGCAGGTCCCAGCCGAGCGAACTGGCGACGTCCTCGGCGAAGTAGATGCGCAGTTGCGGCGTCCCGGCCCCGTCGGCGATGCCTGGTTCCGCCCAGGGGAAGTGGAACGGGGAGTCCATCAGGGCGGTGAACTCGACTTTGGCACCGAGGCGTTCCAGCTCCCGGGTCATCTCGAACGCCACGACCCCGCCCATCGACCAGCCTGCGAGCCGGTACGGCCCGTCCGGCTGCGCGTCGCGCACGGCCGCGGTGTAACGCTCGACGATCTCCGGCAGCTCATCGACCGGTTCACCGTCGGTTATGCCGAATGCCTCGATGGCGGTCACCGCGTAGGTGCCGGCGAGACACTTCGCCAGCGCGCGGTAGGCGTTCACGGAGCCGCCGACGGGGTGGACGAGGAAGAGCGGCTGACCGCCGGCGTCCTGACCGGTCATCGGAATGAGGCGGGCGGGAGGCTGACTTGTCGGATGGTTGGACATCTCGGACCTCTTCAACTCCTTCGATTACCGGGGCGCTCCCATGATGGCATCCTCTCGGCGAATCTCAAGATCCACTTGCCGGGGATTATTCACAAACGGGGAAAACCGTGGCCAAACCGACCGCACGCCAACAGCGCGACAAGCATAGGCGCGCCATCAGCACGGAATGGCCAACTACTGACTTTGCAAGCACCCTTGACAGTACGCCACCCGATGCAACAAGCTGATATTCACTCACGTCGCGGAGCGGCTTGCTATCTTGAATCCTCTCAATAGCATCGATGACCGCCACCTCCCCGACCGTCGGCAACAGTACCTAATCCTGGTTTCTGTTACCCCATGCCGAACTGGTCGCTGACCTGTCGAAGCGACCCTCCATCCACCAGAAGTCCACGGGTTCAGATTTGCAGTGGGAGGAACAAGACTGTGGCCAGCGCATATCGATCGGAGCGGTATCGGTTCTCGCCGGAGATCCTCGCGGCGGTTCGCGCCGCGTCCCGTCCGGACAACTGGCACGGCCCCCTGGAAGTAGCCGAGCACGTGCTATGGATCGCGGCGTGGTGCACGCTTTCCGTGCTCGCGTTCCATAACGCCCCGCTCTGGGCCGCGGTGCCGGCGTACGTCATCGCGGTTTTCTTTATCGGCGGCCGTCAGCGGGCCCTCGCCGGTGTGCTGCACATGGCGACTCACCGTGCGTTCATGGCGAACCATCGCGTCGGCGACGTCATCGGGGCGCTATTCGGCGGATACCCGGTGCTGCAGAGCTTCACCGGCTACCGGGCCTCGCATCTCGGTGAGCACCACGGCAGCCTGGGCGACCCCGACCGGGACCCCGACTACAAGCAGTACCAGGACAACGCACTCTGCGGAGACAACCTCAGCCGGGCCGCGCTGCGGCGGTATTTTTGGACCGCGCTGAGCCCGCGCGCTACCGCTTCGTACATCTTCTACCTGCTCCGGCACCGCATCGTGGCCAAGGGCGAGCGGACTTCGGAGCGGTGGCTGCGGGTCACCATCCTCGCCGCCGTCCTGGCGTGGGCGGTCATCGGCGGCTGGTGGATCTGGCTGCTCGTGCTCTGGCTGGTCCCGCTGATCACCACGCAGGTGTGGATCGGGGCAGTCGCGGAGCTGATGGAGCACTTCCCGCTGATCGAGACCGCGCCGCGGATCGACCTCTACATGTCCTGGAACCGGGTGTACGGCCTGGCATCCCGGTTCCTGCTCGGTGAGAAGGACGGCGAGGGCTTCCACCTGGTCCACCACCTGTTCCCGCGGACCCCGATATGGCGGCTGCGGGAGGTCGACGCCATCCTGCAGCGCGACCCGGTGTACGCGCAGCTGCCCCGCCTGAGCGGTGTGCTCGGCGGGATGGGCACGATCTACTGGTCCCTGCCGGACGCCGACCGCCGTTCCAAGGGCGCGATGGGCGTCACCCCGGTGCCCGAGGCCTGAGTCGACGTACACAAGAGGGGGGCAGCGCCGCGGCGCTGCCCCCCTCGGTGCTGCCGTCAGCTCGGCGGCGTGGCCGGCAGGCCGACCGACTGCGGCAATTCGTCGATCAGCGCCTCGGGATCCGCCAGACCGGCCGAGATCAGCGCCAGCAGGTCATCCTGCCAGCGGCCCGCCGAGGCCTGGTCGAACCTGGCATCGGCGTATTCGACCTCGCCGGCCAGTCCGTCCTTGCTCTGCCGCATCATCAAGCTCAGCGCGACCCTCGCGGTACCCGAATGGACGAACCGCTCGGTGATGTCGAGGCCCTCGAAACCGCCCTCGTCGTCCAGCGGTGTGGACTGCAGCGAGAACATCGCCTGGAACAAGGGGCGCTGTCCGCTCCCCTGGCTCCGCTTCAGGCCTTCCACGGTGTCGGTGAACGGCAGCTCCTGGTTGGTCAGCGCCTGCGCCAGCGTCTCATCGGTGCGGGAGACCAACTCGCCGAACCGCATGCCCTCGGTGAAGCGCATGCGCACCGCGACCGTGTTGGCCAGATAGCCGATCAGGTCCTCGGTGCCGGGCCGGTTCCGGCATGCCATCACCACGCCGACCACGACCTCGTCGGCGCCGCTCCCCTGGCGCAAGGCCGCGAAGAAGGCCGCGAGCAGCACCGCGAAGGAGGTGGTCCGGTACGCGCCGGCAACGCGCTCGACAGCCGCCGGGTCGACGGCGTCGGACGGCAGGGGCAGGGCGAATCCCTTGGTTCCGGCTCGCCCCCCGGCTTCGCGCGCGGAGCCGGGCTCGACGGCCGGCGGGTACCCGTCCAGCTGTGCGCGCCAGTAGGCGCGCTGCCCGTCCGCTTCCGCACCGCCCAGCCAGCGCTGCTGCCAAGCGGCGTAGTCGGTGAACTGGGTGGTGGCCTCGGGCAGCGCCCGACCGTGGTACAGCGCGGCGAGCTCCCGCCAGAACACGGCGAGCGACCAGGCGTCGAACACCGCGTGGTGCACGTTGAGCAGCC
It includes:
- a CDS encoding non-ribosomal peptide synthetase, which produces MKSESATNGSPDVPGSADEPVAIRTAQTRPGAATASTLPGESAQRELDYWRGVLTDCAPVTLPTDRPRPASGDGGGSVASFTVPAQVVTALTDLGQPGDATLSMALLTAYATLLARHTAQWDLPVGTPVARCDSPGAGDAAGRSNSVVLRCTLDADTTFVEALDRVRDTCRGAFAHAELPFDHLAANLYPERDMSSSPLCRVAFDLHDQESAAPATDAARLPHTDLTLVLRRGADGTMSGGFAYDTALFEHRTMAYLALQFQQLLETVAADPETRLSRLSILPEAEAAVLAQWSAGLGPVVERPVLEAFQEQVTRTPDAVAVLCGDASLTYAELDERANRLAHHLGSVGVAAESLVGVELPRSVDLMVSLLAVWKAGAGYVPLDPALPRERVAGMLADAGALALVTRGGPLDGFDGTVVDVQGDAALIAERPSSRPDVTVDPNGVAYVVFTSGSTGRPKGVLVTHRGLGNHVGWAARELAGRGTGGGAVFSSVAFDLVVPNLWAPLCAGQRVALFGPDSGLDELGGWLVAQGPFSFLKLTPGHLEVLSHQLTPEQAAGLAGVVVVAGEALPGALASRWATWLGAGRLINEYGPTETTVGATIHPVPVDVPVDQVVPIGRALPGMRVHVLDERMQPVPVGALGELFVGGVGVARGYVGRPGLTAERFLPDPFGPPGARLYRTGDVVRWNAEGVVEFLGRADDQVKIRGYRVEPAEVASVLARCPLVDEAVVVARTDDGEARLVGYVVPAGGPGAAPGAELATYLAESLPEYMLPSAFVELKAIPLNANGKVDRKALPAPAAEAPQDTAGAAPTTPTERRLAEIWGRVLGKEQIRTTDSFFALGGHSILVVQVIAAARKEALPLSVVMHYKARNLAELAVRVDAAVEAQARDAAVRTS
- a CDS encoding thioesterase domain-containing protein encodes the protein MTGQDAGGQPLFLVHPVGGSVNAYRALAKCLAGTYAVTAIEAFGITDGEPVDELPEIVERYTAAVRDAQPDGPYRLAGWSMGGVVAFEMTRELERLGAKVEFTALMDSPFHFPWAEPGIADGAGTPQLRIYFAEDVASSLGWDLPPSAEADPLGWLADTVAGGKQGKYLQLVREDLERRYTVFRAHFHAVESYRPSGPVDAELRLLYPDGSGIPDAPARWVEMTRTGARQGVVEGDHHSFLKAPVVSQVASFLDGSGS
- a CDS encoding fatty acid desaturase produces the protein MPNWSLTCRSDPPSTRSPRVQICSGRNKTVASAYRSERYRFSPEILAAVRAASRPDNWHGPLEVAEHVLWIAAWCTLSVLAFHNAPLWAAVPAYVIAVFFIGGRQRALAGVLHMATHRAFMANHRVGDVIGALFGGYPVLQSFTGYRASHLGEHHGSLGDPDRDPDYKQYQDNALCGDNLSRAALRRYFWTALSPRATASYIFYLLRHRIVAKGERTSERWLRVTILAAVLAWAVIGGWWIWLLVLWLVPLITTQVWIGAVAELMEHFPLIETAPRIDLYMSWNRVYGLASRFLLGEKDGEGFHLVHHLFPRTPIWRLREVDAILQRDPVYAQLPRLSGVLGGMGTIYWSLPDADRRSKGAMGVTPVPEA